In Mariluticola halotolerans, one DNA window encodes the following:
- the uxaC gene encoding glucuronate isomerase has translation MSKTDHLHADRLLPSADPALSVARELYEAVKDLPIISPHGHTLPQWFAENEPFSDPAALFLTPDHYVLRMLRSRAISYDALGVPRKDNGEVAEGREAWRLFAANFHLFAATPSKLWVDHSLQWCFGINESLNAENADAIYDTIDARLADDDMRPLALLDKANVEAIATTEFALDELPYHQIMADNGLIGRVRTTYRPDDVTDPDAPGFAANIERLGELTGQDVANWEGLIEAHRHRRAFFRTMGAVATDHGVPTANTVDLALGEKQTLLNHALSGQLDAAGAELFRAQMLTEMAGLSAEDGMVMQIHAGSRRNTDPLLMNERGPNLGADIPTQSNFVTGLQPLLARFGNAEGLRVILFTLDETTYARELAPMAGYWPSLMIGPPWWFHDSPQGIRRYLDGVVESAGFYNLAGFNDDTRALLSIPARHDVWRREVCRFLAEFVAEHRLSKQSAAEIAAHLSYQAAKDAYRL, from the coding sequence ATGTCCAAAACCGACCATTTGCACGCGGATCGGCTGCTGCCTTCCGCTGATCCGGCTTTGTCTGTGGCCCGCGAACTGTATGAGGCGGTCAAAGACCTGCCGATCATCAGTCCGCACGGCCACACCCTGCCGCAATGGTTTGCTGAAAACGAGCCGTTCTCGGATCCGGCGGCGCTGTTTCTGACGCCGGATCACTATGTTCTGCGTATGCTGAGAAGCCGCGCCATAAGCTATGACGCGCTCGGTGTGCCGCGTAAGGACAATGGTGAGGTTGCCGAGGGCCGGGAAGCCTGGCGCCTGTTCGCCGCCAATTTCCACCTGTTTGCCGCAACACCGTCCAAACTGTGGGTGGATCATTCCCTGCAATGGTGTTTCGGCATTAATGAATCGCTCAATGCGGAAAATGCCGACGCAATTTATGACACGATCGATGCCCGGTTGGCCGATGATGACATGCGGCCGCTCGCTTTGCTCGACAAGGCCAATGTGGAAGCGATTGCCACAACTGAATTCGCGCTTGATGAGCTGCCTTACCACCAGATCATGGCAGATAACGGACTTATCGGGCGTGTGCGCACGACCTACCGGCCTGATGACGTGACCGACCCCGATGCGCCCGGCTTTGCCGCCAATATCGAGCGCCTGGGGGAATTGACCGGCCAGGACGTCGCCAATTGGGAAGGGCTGATCGAGGCGCACCGCCACCGCCGGGCATTTTTCCGGACCATGGGCGCGGTTGCAACCGACCACGGGGTGCCAACAGCCAATACGGTTGATCTGGCTCTGGGCGAAAAGCAAACCCTGCTCAATCATGCGCTGTCCGGCCAGCTTGATGCGGCGGGGGCTGAATTGTTCCGTGCCCAGATGCTGACCGAAATGGCGGGGCTCTCTGCCGAAGATGGCATGGTGATGCAAATCCATGCCGGCTCGCGGCGCAATACCGACCCGCTGCTGATGAATGAGCGTGGCCCGAACCTTGGCGCGGATATTCCCACACAATCGAATTTTGTGACCGGCCTGCAGCCGCTTCTGGCGCGCTTTGGCAATGCGGAAGGTCTCCGCGTGATCCTGTTCACGCTGGATGAAACAACCTATGCGCGGGAACTGGCCCCCATGGCCGGTTACTGGCCCTCGCTGATGATCGGTCCGCCCTGGTGGTTCCATGACAGCCCGCAGGGTATCCGCCGTTATCTCGACGGCGTGGTGGAAAGCGCCGGCTTTTACAATCTCGCCGGGTTCAATGACGACACGCGGGCGCTGCTGTCCATCCCGGCCCGCCACGATGTCTGGCGGCGCGAGGTGTGCCGGTTCCTTGCCGAATTCGTGGCCGAGCATCGTTTGAGCAAGCAAAGCGCGGCCGAGATTGCGGCCCATCTCAGCTATCAGGCGGCCAAGGATGCCTACCGTCTCTAG
- the uxuA gene encoding mannonate dehydratase, producing MRQTWRWFGPKDLASIDDMLQSGVEGVVTALHHIPNGEVWSPKEIAARQQLLRNRKNGEPSGLEWEVVESLPVSEDIKKQKGDWRAHIENYKLSLKNLADAGIETICYNFMPVLDWTRTDLMHQLPHGGTCMRYDHTDFAVFDVFILERSGARHDFPQEIIDEAGRRFDVMSEDARKSLTRNITAGLPGATESLSLEGVRDHLAEYGQISADQLRANYIAFLEEVVPVAEKLGQRMCCHPDDPPYPMLGLPRIMSTEADYKMIMDAVDVRANGITLCTGSLGARPDNDLPGMMRRLGDRVHFMHLRNVKRDTTEIKGSFHESEHLAGDVDIAAVIAEALKEEARRKAEGRADWNIPMRPDHGQDILDDIGRRAQPGYPTIGRMRGLAELRGIMHAFGHREHGIV from the coding sequence ATGAGACAAACTTGGCGCTGGTTCGGCCCGAAAGACCTGGCAAGCATTGATGATATGCTGCAATCGGGCGTGGAAGGGGTGGTCACAGCACTGCACCACATCCCCAATGGCGAGGTCTGGTCGCCTAAGGAAATTGCGGCACGCCAGCAATTGCTGCGTAACCGCAAAAACGGTGAACCTTCCGGTCTGGAATGGGAAGTGGTGGAAAGCCTGCCGGTTTCCGAGGATATCAAAAAGCAGAAGGGCGACTGGCGCGCTCATATCGAGAATTACAAGCTGAGCCTCAAGAATCTCGCCGATGCCGGGATCGAGACGATCTGCTACAATTTCATGCCGGTGCTCGACTGGACCCGAACCGATCTCATGCATCAACTGCCCCATGGCGGCACATGCATGCGCTACGATCACACCGATTTTGCGGTCTTTGACGTGTTCATTCTCGAACGTTCTGGCGCGCGCCATGACTTTCCCCAGGAAATCATTGATGAGGCAGGCCGCCGTTTCGATGTTATGTCCGAGGACGCCAGAAAATCGCTGACCCGGAATATTACCGCGGGCCTGCCGGGTGCCACGGAAAGCCTGTCGCTTGAGGGTGTGCGCGATCACTTGGCGGAGTACGGGCAGATATCTGCGGATCAGCTGCGTGCAAATTATATTGCCTTTCTGGAAGAAGTGGTGCCGGTGGCAGAAAAGCTGGGCCAGCGCATGTGCTGTCATCCGGATGACCCCCCGTACCCGATGTTGGGACTGCCCCGCATCATGTCGACGGAAGCCGACTACAAGATGATCATGGATGCTGTCGACGTGCGCGCCAACGGGATAACCCTGTGCACAGGTTCGCTGGGTGCCCGGCCCGACAATGATCTGCCCGGCATGATGCGTCGCCTTGGCGACCGGGTGCATTTCATGCATCTGCGCAACGTCAAACGTGACACAACCGAGATCAAGGGCTCGTTCCATGAATCCGAACATCTCGCGGGTGATGTCGATATTGCAGCGGTGATTGCCGAAGCGCTGAAAGAGGAAGCCCGTCGCAAGGCGGAAGGGCGCGCCGACTGGAATATCCCGATGCGGCCCGATCACGGCCAGGACATTCTCGATGATATCGGCCGCCGGGCACAGCCGGGTTACCCGACCATCGGCCGGATGCGAGGGCTTGCCGAATTGCGCGGCATTATGCATGCTTTTGGACATCGCGAACACGGGATCGTCTAA
- a CDS encoding TRAP transporter large permease produces the protein MAVVGLVFLVFLLIGAPVAFAIGLSGFAFFATSDIMPLSIGVQKIASVSQSFPLLAVPFFVFAGHLMNESGITERLFKFSNVTVAWMAGGLAQVSIILSTLMGGVSGSAVADAAMEARVLGPQMIKEGYSKGYAAAVIALSSLITATIPPSIGLILYGYIGNVSIGQLFLAGIVPGVLMMIVLMVTAYIVAKKRNYVVQDSSPPTFKAFFHAMWEAKWALLFPVLLVVSIRGGLFTPSEVGAFAVVYAFVIGLLAHRELTGAKIKRAIEHAIGDIGLIMLIILMSGMVGFAIIFLQVPQQIAGTLLSGISEPHAIVAIILAMLFVAGLFVESTVLVLLLTPIFVPVITQIGFNPVHFGILMMTLVTLGSMTPPVGVAMYTVCSLLDCKIEDYVREAVPFLLAILGLVAVLLFVPDLVLFLPRMAFG, from the coding sequence ATGGCCGTAGTCGGTTTAGTTTTTCTCGTCTTTTTGCTGATTGGCGCACCGGTCGCCTTCGCCATTGGCCTGTCCGGTTTTGCCTTCTTTGCCACCTCAGACATCATGCCCTTGTCCATCGGCGTGCAAAAGATTGCCTCGGTTTCCCAAAGCTTCCCCTTGCTGGCGGTGCCCTTTTTCGTGTTTGCCGGGCATTTGATGAATGAAAGCGGCATCACCGAGCGCCTGTTCAAGTTCTCCAATGTCACGGTGGCCTGGATGGCCGGCGGGCTGGCGCAGGTTTCGATCATCCTCTCCACGCTGATGGGCGGTGTCTCCGGTTCCGCTGTTGCCGATGCTGCGATGGAAGCGCGCGTGCTTGGCCCGCAAATGATCAAGGAAGGCTATTCCAAGGGTTATGCGGCGGCCGTCATCGCGCTGAGTTCCTTGATCACTGCAACCATTCCTCCCAGCATCGGCCTGATCCTTTACGGCTATATCGGTAATGTCTCGATCGGCCAGCTGTTCCTCGCCGGCATTGTCCCCGGCGTTTTGATGATGATCGTTCTCATGGTCACGGCCTACATAGTTGCCAAGAAGCGCAATTATGTGGTGCAGGATAGTAGTCCTCCCACCTTCAAGGCCTTTTTCCATGCCATGTGGGAAGCCAAGTGGGCGTTGCTGTTTCCGGTTTTGTTGGTGGTTTCCATTCGCGGTGGCCTGTTCACCCCATCCGAAGTGGGTGCATTTGCGGTGGTCTATGCCTTTGTCATCGGCTTGTTGGCGCACCGCGAACTGACCGGTGCCAAAATCAAGCGGGCGATTGAACATGCGATCGGGGATATCGGTCTCATCATGCTGATCATTTTGATGTCGGGCATGGTTGGCTTCGCTATCATTTTTCTGCAGGTACCTCAGCAGATTGCCGGTACCTTGCTCAGTGGTATTTCCGAACCTCACGCCATTGTCGCCATTATTCTGGCGATGTTGTTTGTGGCGGGCCTGTTTGTGGAAAGCACAGTTCTGGTTCTGCTGTTGACCCCGATCTTTGTGCCGGTGATTACCCAGATCGGTTTCAACCCCGTACATTTCGGCATCCTGATGATGACGCTTGTCACCCTCGGCTCGATGACCCCGCCGGTGGGCGTGGCCATGTATACGGTATGCAGCCTGCTCGATTGCAAAATTGAGGACTATGTCCGCGAAGCGGTGCCATTTTTGCTGGCAATTCTCGGCCTTGTCGCAGTCTTGCTTTTTGTCCCCGATCTGGTGCTTTTCCTGCCGCGTATGGCCTTTGGCTGA
- a CDS encoding TRAP transporter small permease, whose product MARFVAQLEFLAGALLLLVIVVLVFAAAVMRFFGYPLIWSVDMAQLLFIWLCFVGATRAMRQHGHIGVDLLVRLLGHRQRLWLETAQAVVFVAFMMVLVVEGYKLTILNKERLFGDSGFSYAFVTIAVPAGCIMLSLAIIANAVDAWRDRAAGRKLIFTKPNDDTNPPAEI is encoded by the coding sequence ATGGCGCGCTTTGTTGCGCAGTTGGAGTTCCTCGCCGGGGCCCTGCTGCTTTTGGTGATTGTTGTCCTGGTTTTTGCCGCAGCTGTCATGCGGTTTTTCGGATACCCGCTGATCTGGTCGGTCGACATGGCCCAGCTCTTGTTCATCTGGCTGTGCTTTGTCGGGGCGACCCGCGCCATGCGTCAGCATGGTCACATTGGCGTCGACCTTTTGGTCCGCTTGCTCGGCCACCGTCAGCGGCTTTGGCTGGAAACGGCACAAGCCGTGGTCTTTGTTGCCTTCATGATGGTCTTGGTAGTCGAGGGTTACAAGCTGACCATCCTCAATAAGGAACGGCTTTTCGGGGATAGCGGTTTTTCCTATGCCTTCGTCACCATAGCTGTTCCCGCCGGCTGCATCATGCTGTCGCTGGCCATTATCGCCAATGCGGTCGATGCCTGGCGTGACCGGGCTGCGGGCCGGAAACTCATATTCACCAAACCAAACGACGATACCAACCCGCCTGCGGAGATATAA
- a CDS encoding C4-dicarboxylate TRAP transporter substrate-binding protein, translating into MKMKSLSAIAVAGMVAVSWGTVALAADYTLSVNTALATSDPLYKGLEAFQANIAERSNGALEVKLFPGSQLGPDEDVLEQARAGAPVAVIVDGGRLAVFQEEFGVLGAPFLASGYDGIRKVVTSDMFEEWVQKLHDASGHQVLSFNWWQGERHLLTNKPINGPEDLAGVRMRTPGAPVWIETIKAMGATPTPMPWGEVYSAIQQHVIDAAEAQLPAVTGAKLDEVVSHITKTGHINLITGMVTSAIWFDSLPEDLQVILREEALKAGDIASYGTQDSLAQIEADLVAAGITVTTPDVTPYRDATAGVYDMLGYGELRDTLRAMAAE; encoded by the coding sequence ATGAAAATGAAATCGTTAAGTGCAATTGCGGTTGCCGGCATGGTGGCTGTCTCCTGGGGCACAGTAGCCTTGGCGGCGGACTATACGCTCAGCGTCAATACCGCACTGGCAACCAGTGATCCACTCTACAAAGGTCTTGAAGCTTTTCAGGCCAATATCGCTGAGCGCTCCAACGGCGCGCTTGAGGTCAAACTGTTCCCCGGTTCGCAGCTGGGTCCTGACGAGGACGTTCTCGAGCAAGCCCGCGCTGGCGCGCCGGTTGCCGTCATTGTCGATGGCGGTCGCCTTGCCGTGTTCCAGGAGGAATTCGGTGTTCTTGGCGCCCCTTTCCTCGCATCAGGCTATGATGGCATCCGCAAGGTTGTCACCTCGGACATGTTCGAGGAATGGGTTCAGAAACTGCATGATGCTTCCGGCCATCAGGTCTTGTCGTTCAACTGGTGGCAGGGCGAACGCCATCTGCTGACCAACAAGCCGATCAATGGTCCTGAAGATCTGGCCGGTGTTCGTATGCGTACACCCGGTGCCCCTGTCTGGATCGAAACCATCAAGGCGATGGGCGCAACGCCCACACCTATGCCCTGGGGTGAGGTCTATTCGGCCATTCAGCAACACGTTATCGATGCCGCCGAAGCTCAGTTGCCTGCTGTTACTGGCGCCAAGCTGGACGAAGTCGTCAGCCATATTACCAAAACCGGTCACATCAACCTGATCACCGGCATGGTGACCAGCGCGATCTGGTTTGATTCCCTGCCCGAGGACCTGCAGGTCATCTTGCGTGAAGAAGCGTTGAAAGCTGGCGATATCGCCTCTTATGGCACCCAGGATTCGCTGGCTCAGATTGAAGCCGACCTGGTTGCTGCCGGTATCACCGTCACCACACCGGATGTTACCCCGTATCGCGACGCCACCGCTGGCGTATACGATATGCTGGGTTATGGCGAATTGCGCGATACGTTGCGTGCAATGGCTGCCGAGTAA
- a CDS encoding GntR family transcriptional regulator: protein MNMEFRLNTLEEEGSRLRQATIGTRVFDALKLAIVQLQLRPGNLLSEADVARQLGVSRQPVREAFIKLAEVGLVEVRPQRGTFVVLISCRDVENARFIREAIEVAVVRKACREATPDHVRQLRDVVLRQRDSSASGDHAYFLRLDETFHQTIAKSVDCEHAWRVLESLKAQMDRVRYLSLPLATPVNTLIAQHDEITDAIAHKDPDAAAAAMQRHLSEILTSLPKIAAANPDMFVD, encoded by the coding sequence ATGAACATGGAATTTCGCCTCAACACACTGGAAGAAGAAGGTTCGCGGCTACGGCAAGCGACCATAGGGACGCGTGTGTTCGACGCCTTGAAACTAGCCATCGTCCAACTGCAATTGCGCCCCGGCAACCTGCTTTCTGAAGCCGATGTCGCCAGGCAATTGGGGGTATCTCGACAGCCGGTACGCGAGGCATTCATAAAGCTGGCCGAGGTCGGACTTGTGGAAGTACGGCCCCAACGGGGCACATTTGTCGTCTTGATTTCCTGCCGGGACGTCGAGAATGCGCGCTTCATTCGCGAGGCGATTGAGGTTGCGGTTGTGCGCAAGGCCTGCCGCGAGGCTACGCCCGATCATGTGCGCCAATTGCGCGATGTCGTGCTTCGTCAACGGGATTCCAGTGCCTCGGGGGATCACGCCTATTTTCTACGGCTCGATGAGACGTTTCATCAAACGATTGCCAAAAGTGTTGATTGCGAGCACGCATGGCGCGTACTGGAAAGCCTTAAGGCGCAAATGGACCGGGTACGCTACCTCTCGTTGCCGCTGGCAACCCCGGTCAACACGCTAATCGCCCAGCATGACGAGATTACCGATGCTATTGCGCATAAAGACCCCGATGCTGCGGCTGCCGCAATGCAACGACATCTGTCCGAAATCCTAACCTCCTTGCCGAAGATCGCTGCGGCAAACCCGGATATGTTCGTCGACTGA
- a CDS encoding formate dehydrogenase subunit delta → MANQIATFFETAADEGRAAADVADHINSFWAPDMRAAFHRLVESGAPDLSPLARKAAPMVRPAPESPGSDPASTA, encoded by the coding sequence ATGGCCAACCAGATTGCGACCTTTTTCGAAACCGCCGCTGATGAGGGGCGGGCAGCGGCGGATGTTGCCGACCACATCAACAGTTTCTGGGCGCCGGATATGCGCGCAGCCTTTCATCGCCTCGTTGAATCAGGGGCGCCGGACCTGTCACCACTGGCGCGCAAGGCTGCGCCGATGGTGCGTCCGGCTCCGGAAAGTCCAGGGTCGGACCCGGCGTCAACTGCGTAA
- the fdhD gene encoding formate dehydrogenase accessory sulfurtransferase FdhD, whose protein sequence is MIAPAWPSSRKIARTAFESSSVASGWRQVPEEVPIAFSFYGTTHAVMMATPADLEDFATGFCLSEGIVGSAIEIETINIVPVTDGIDLQVTLAADARARLKVRRRQMAGPVGCGLCGIESIEEVMRPLPSLGRATPSFTAEDITRAAALLARQQPMNDQTRAMHAAGFYTPGGGVIAAREDVGRHNALDKLAGHLARNGHVGSTGAVVVTSRVSVEMVQKTAIIGAPLLIAISAPTALALDVAERAGLSVAALVRGDSFELFTHPGRIRNGQPIHVA, encoded by the coding sequence ATGATCGCTCCGGCGTGGCCGTCGAGCCGAAAGATCGCGCGTACTGCCTTTGAGAGCAGCAGTGTCGCGAGCGGTTGGCGTCAGGTGCCTGAAGAAGTGCCGATCGCGTTCTCGTTTTATGGCACGACCCACGCAGTGATGATGGCGACCCCGGCAGACCTGGAGGATTTCGCCACGGGCTTCTGCCTCAGCGAGGGGATTGTTGGCTCAGCAATTGAGATTGAAACTATCAATATCGTGCCGGTGACAGATGGCATTGACCTGCAGGTCACGCTTGCGGCCGATGCACGGGCCAGGTTGAAAGTTCGGCGTCGCCAGATGGCAGGGCCGGTGGGCTGCGGCTTGTGCGGCATAGAATCTATCGAAGAGGTCATGCGCCCACTTCCGTCTCTCGGGCGCGCCACGCCATCGTTCACCGCCGAGGATATCACAAGGGCCGCCGCGTTGCTGGCGCGGCAACAGCCCATGAACGACCAGACACGCGCCATGCACGCAGCCGGTTTCTACACCCCCGGCGGCGGCGTGATTGCAGCGCGCGAGGATGTGGGCCGGCATAACGCCCTCGATAAACTGGCCGGGCATCTTGCCCGAAACGGGCATGTGGGGAGCACAGGGGCTGTGGTGGTGACCAGCCGCGTATCTGTCGAGATGGTGCAAAAAACCGCCATTATCGGTGCGCCGCTCCTGATCGCCATCTCTGCGCCAACCGCTTTGGCACTGGATGTTGCAGAGCGGGCCGGCCTCAGCGTGGCGGCTTTGGTGCGGGGCGATTCCTTCGAACTTTTCACCCATCCCGGCAGGATCAGAAACGGACAGCCCATTCATGTCGCATGA
- the fdhF gene encoding formate dehydrogenase subunit alpha: MPLIKERDFGTPAAKSEKLVTLIIDGAEVTVPEGTSLMRASAEAGIAVPKLCATDSLEPFGSCRLCLVEVEGRNGTPASCTTPVAEGLVVHTQTKRLKDIRRGVMELYISDHPLDCLTCAANGDCELQDMAGAVGLRDVRYGYEGDNHLVAEKHGIANPAFMEIDQSNPYFDYDPAKCIVCSRCVRACDEVQGTLALTISGRGFDSRVSPGMMEDFFSSECVSCGACVQACPTATLTEKTVIDIGQPEHSVVTTCAYCGVGCSFKAEMRGEEVVRMVPYKDGKANHGHSCVKGRFAWGYTTHQDRILSPMIRENISDPWREVSWEEALSHTASEFARIQQKYGKGAVGGITSSRCTNEETFLVQKLVRAGFGNNNVDTCARVCHSPTGYGLKTTFGTSAGTQDFDSVEQADVILIIGANPTDGHPVFASRMKKRLRQGAKLIVVDPRRIDMVRTPHVEAAHHLPLRPGTNVAVLTAMAHVVVTEALFDEAFIRERCDWSEFEDWAAFVADDRHSPEEVEKLSGVPAETLRQAARLYATGGNAAIYYGLGVTEHSQGSTTVIAIANLAMATGNLGRPGVGVNPLRGQNNVQGACDMGSFPHELPGYRHISEAASRDIFEKLWGVKLDDEPGLRIPNMLDAAVAGTFKALYIQGEDILQSDPDTKHVSAGLAAMECVVIHDLFLNETANYGHVFLPGSTFLEKDGTFTNAERRINRVRKVMTPKNGYADWEVTQQLARAMGLDWHYTHPSQIMDEIAATTPSFAGVNYDVLEREGSVQWPCNEKTPFGTPVMHMDGFVRGKGKFVRTEYVATDEKTGPRFPLLLTTGRILSQYNVGAQTRRTENSRWHEEDRLEIHSHDAEQRGVLEGDWVRIASRAGETSLRALITDRVALGVVYTTFHHPDSQANVVTTDYSDWATNCPEFKVTAVQVMPSNGPSQWQTDYEELSEKSRRIEKMEPAE; this comes from the coding sequence ATGCCCCTGATCAAGGAACGCGATTTCGGCACACCTGCCGCCAAATCAGAAAAACTGGTGACCCTCATCATTGATGGAGCGGAAGTGACGGTGCCCGAAGGCACCTCGCTGATGCGCGCCTCGGCTGAGGCCGGCATTGCCGTGCCCAAACTTTGTGCCACCGACAGTCTTGAGCCGTTCGGCTCCTGTCGTTTGTGCCTCGTGGAAGTGGAGGGGCGCAATGGCACCCCCGCCTCCTGCACCACGCCGGTCGCTGAAGGGTTGGTCGTGCATACACAGACCAAAAGATTGAAAGACATTCGCCGCGGCGTGATGGAGCTCTATATCTCCGATCACCCGCTGGATTGCCTGACCTGCGCGGCCAATGGCGATTGCGAATTGCAGGACATGGCCGGGGCCGTGGGCCTGCGCGATGTGCGCTATGGCTATGAGGGTGACAATCACCTCGTGGCCGAAAAGCACGGCATTGCCAATCCCGCCTTCATGGAAATTGACCAGTCGAACCCCTATTTCGATTATGACCCAGCCAAATGCATTGTCTGCTCGCGCTGCGTGCGCGCCTGCGACGAGGTGCAGGGCACTTTGGCGCTGACCATTTCCGGGCGCGGTTTTGATAGCCGGGTCTCGCCGGGCATGATGGAGGATTTCTTCTCCTCAGAATGCGTGAGCTGCGGCGCCTGCGTGCAGGCGTGCCCGACGGCAACCCTGACGGAAAAAACCGTAATCGATATCGGCCAGCCGGAACATTCGGTGGTCACTACCTGCGCCTATTGCGGCGTTGGTTGTTCGTTCAAGGCGGAAATGCGCGGCGAGGAAGTCGTGCGCATGGTGCCCTATAAGGATGGCAAGGCCAATCATGGCCATTCCTGCGTCAAGGGCCGCTTTGCCTGGGGGTATACAACCCATCAGGATCGTATCCTCTCCCCGATGATCCGCGAAAACATCTCCGATCCCTGGCGCGAGGTTTCATGGGAGGAGGCGCTCAGCCATACGGCCAGCGAATTTGCCCGCATCCAGCAAAAATACGGCAAGGGCGCGGTCGGCGGCATTACCTCGTCGCGCTGCACCAATGAAGAAACCTTTCTGGTGCAAAAACTGGTGCGCGCCGGCTTTGGCAATAACAATGTCGATACCTGCGCTCGCGTCTGCCATTCGCCCACCGGCTATGGCTTGAAGACGACCTTTGGCACCTCCGCCGGCACCCAGGATTTCGACAGTGTGGAACAGGCCGATGTGATTCTGATCATTGGTGCCAACCCCACGGACGGGCATCCGGTTTTTGCCTCACGCATGAAAAAGCGCCTGCGGCAGGGGGCCAAGCTTATTGTGGTCGATCCCCGCCGGATCGACATGGTGCGTACCCCCCATGTTGAAGCCGCCCATCACCTGCCCTTGCGCCCCGGCACCAATGTTGCCGTTTTGACGGCGATGGCCCATGTGGTCGTCACCGAAGCCCTGTTCGATGAAGCCTTTATCCGTGAACGCTGCGACTGGTCTGAATTCGAGGACTGGGCCGCCTTTGTCGCCGATGACCGCCATAGCCCTGAAGAAGTTGAAAAGCTGAGCGGCGTGCCGGCGGAAACGCTCCGTCAGGCGGCGCGGCTTTATGCGACCGGCGGCAATGCCGCCATCTATTATGGTCTTGGGGTTACCGAACATTCGCAAGGCTCGACCACGGTGATTGCCATTGCCAATCTGGCCATGGCCACCGGCAATCTCGGCCGTCCCGGCGTCGGGGTGAACCCGCTGCGCGGGCAGAACAATGTGCAGGGTGCCTGCGACATGGGCTCGTTCCCGCACGAGCTGCCCGGCTATCGCCATATCTCGGAAGCCGCCAGCCGCGACATTTTTGAAAAACTCTGGGGCGTGAAGCTCGATGACGAGCCGGGCCTGCGCATTCCCAATATGCTTGATGCCGCCGTCGCGGGCACTTTCAAGGCGCTCTACATTCAGGGCGAGGATATCCTCCAGTCAGATCCGGATACCAAGCATGTCTCCGCCGGTCTCGCGGCGATGGAATGCGTTGTCATTCATGACCTGTTTTTGAACGAGACCGCCAATTACGGCCATGTCTTCCTGCCCGGGTCCACTTTCCTCGAAAAGGACGGCACCTTCACCAATGCCGAACGCCGCATCAACAGGGTGCGCAAGGTGATGACGCCGAAAAACGGCTATGCCGATTGGGAAGTGACCCAGCAACTGGCTCGCGCCATGGGGCTGGACTGGCACTACACGCATCCCTCTCAGATCATGGACGAGATTGCCGCGACCACGCCGAGCTTTGCCGGGGTCAACTATGATGTGCTCGAGCGCGAAGGCTCGGTGCAATGGCCTTGCAATGAAAAGACCCCGTTTGGCACCCCGGTCATGCATATGGACGGGTTCGTGCGCGGCAAGGGCAAATTCGTGCGTACCGAATATGTGGCGACCGATGAAAAGACCGGCCCTCGCTTCCCGCTGCTTTTGACCACCGGGCGGATTTTGAGCCAGTACAATGTCGGCGCGCAGACCCGGCGCACCGAGAATTCGCGCTGGCATGAAGAAGACCGGCTGGAAATCCATTCCCATGATGCCGAACAGCGTGGCGTGCTTGAGGGCGACTGGGTGCGCATTGCTTCGCGTGCCGGGGAAACCTCGCTGCGGGCCCTGATCACCGACCGGGTGGCGCTGGGCGTGGTTTATACCACCTTCCACCATCCCGACAGCCAGGCCAATGTGGTGACCACCGACTATTCCGATTGGGCCACCAATTGCCCTGAATTCAAGGTGACAGCGGTGCAGGTCATGCCCTCGAACGGGCCGAGCCAGTGGCAGACGGACTATGAGGAATTGAGTGAAAAAAGCCGCCGTATCGAAAAGATGGAACCGGCGGAATGA